From Natrinema salinisoli:
GTTCATACACTCGAACACTGTCAATATAGACGGTTGGTGATTCTTGCTGGCCAGTCGCCAGCAGAGTCGTATTTCGATTTATCCACGAACAGTCGGCACTACGTATCCCCATCCAATTGTTCTCCGTAACACTACAGCCATATCTCAATAGACGTACATTGAACCTCGCCGAGAACAACCTGTATAGAGCCTTTATATGACATTTAACACCCACCATGTGAATGAATCCCAATAGATTTTAGTAGTCCGTGTACATTAAGGACAGTAGGCAGACCCCTCAATAGCCAAATCATGAACGCTCATAACAATGAAACAAAAGCGACTGGTACTAATGCCAAGCCGCTCGACAGCACAAAACTCGCAATCCTAAATGAAATCGGAAAAGGTGAACATGAGGAAAGCCAGTTAATTGAGGAATTGGCGAGCAAAATTGGTATAAGTGAATCCGAGGTGCACGAGCAGTTTACCGCACTCGTGGACAGGAGTTTTATCGAGACCACCTCAGATCGTCCTTGTCTCCGTCCGTCTGCGCTTTCGGTCCTAAATGCGGTCAAGACGGACGGACGTGAATCATCGGTGGTTGAGCGGTATGAGGACACGAAACTCCGTGGAAAGGTGACTAGCGGAGTTGGTAAAGGCAAGCACTTTGTAGGGCTGTCGGGCTACAAGCGCCAGTTTCAGGAGAAACTCGGTTACACACCATATCCCGGTACACTCAACATTGAACTTGATGACGAATCAACCGTCCAGCGCCGCCAACTTGATGTGATCTGTCCTATCTGGATTGAGGGATGGAGCGACGAGGATCGGGATTTCGGGCCAGCAGTCTGCCATCCAGTGACGATCACCACTGATGCTGGGAGAACGTACGAGCAAGTCCATATGGTGTATCCTTTCCGGACAGAACACGATCAGACTGAATTAGAACTCTTAGCGCCCGACAATTTGCGTGAAACAATGGGCCTCACTGACGGCCAGATAGTTGAGGTGAACATAAATGAGTTATAAATCGGAAGCGAGCGCGAACTGGGAGCCCAAAGTAGTTCTCGACGAGGCTGTGGCGGCTTTTCGCGACGATGATCCAGTTCTCGTCTATGATGACAAAAGCCGGGAAAACGAGGTCGATATGATGTTCCCGGCAGCAGCTGTGACGCCTGATCGAGTGGCTACCCTTCGAAACGACGCCGGCGGCCTACTCTGTGTTGCCCTCGGAAACGAAGTCGCTAACGCGTTTTCGTTGCCTTTCCTCCAAGATGAACTCGATCATCCAGCCGCCGCGGCTCATGATCTCAAGTATGACGACCGCTCGTCGTTCTCGCTTACGGTAAACCATCGCGACACACGTACCGGAATCACTGATCAAGACCGGGCAAAGACCGTCGCGGCTCTCGGAACAGCGGCTAGCGATCCAGAACACGCCGACTTCGGCAACACGTTCCGATCGCCTGGACATGTTCATCTCCTAAAGGCTGCACCAGGACTCCTCCACGATCGAGCCGGACATACTGAAATGGGCATCGTGCTGGCCAAGGCCGCAAACCGGGTACCAGCAGTCGCACTCTGTGAGATGCTCGACGACGACACCGGTGGGGCACTCTCTTGGCCAGATGCACTCACATATGCGAGACAAAATGATATCCCGCTCGTTCGTGGCGAGCAGGTCAAACGTCTTTAGCGCCCTTGAAAAGCGGTATCAGTATCGTTCGTTATTCGTAGGAACGAGTCCGGTTATTCAAACCTGACCAAACCGCTCTATTCAATTAATTAAATATATCACCTATGTCTCAAGGAACTGAAGTCATACCTCGAAGAAAGTGGAAATTTTCACACGGACACTGGGAATAGATATGTCTATTTAGATAACGGCTATATTCACACCTATTCTTCAGGTTTAACAAGTATTTTCACTTGGTTACTTTCTGGATCAGTAAGTCTCTCAAATCCGTCGGATACGATATTTTTGAGATTGATGCGGTCTGTTACCAGAATTGAGGGATCAATCTTCTCCTTTTTCAGGAGGTTTATTACTCGCTCAAACTCTGTTTTAATTGGTCCTGTTTGGTATGCTAGTGTTCCATTGATGTTACGCTCGGGTATGACTATGCTGTTAGTATCGATTTCGAAGGTGTCTTCGGAAATACTGACGATGGTTACCTGTCCATCTGGACGGGTACTTTGAATGGCGTCTTCGAACCCGGGCTGAACACCAGTTGCCTCAAGCGCTATGTCTACGCCACCATCTGTGGCCTCGGTAATTTCTGCAACGGCGTCCATTTCAGTTGGATCAATTACAGTATCTGCCCCAGCATCAGTCGCTAGCTGTCGCCGCGCATCTCGAGGCTCCGAAACGAAAATCTGTTCAGCACCTGCCGCTGTCGCACACAGCACAAGTCCAAGTCCAATAGGTCCTGTTCCGAAAACAGCTACAGAATCACCAGCTTGGATTCCAGCGCGTCGGACTGCTCTGAGACAGACACTGAGGGGTTCAACCAACGCCCCATATTCAGTAGGTACATTGTCTGGCAATCGGTGGACGTTTGAGGCAGGTACTGTCGCATACTCTGCAAACCCGCCTGATTTAGCTGAGAGGCCGACGAATGCGAGCTTTTCACACTGGTTGTACATCCCTTCATCACAATATCGACATGAACCACAGGCGATACCGGGATTAACTGCGACAGAATCGCCTGGGGAGAACTCTGTTACGTCCGAGCCAACTTCGTCAACGACTCCCCCAAACTCATGACCGAGAGGGACAGGCGGTTCTGCACCTGTGATCGGATTGGGTTCACCGAAATTTGGAACGAATATTGGTCCTGCCTTGTACTCGTGGAGATCGGTTCCACAGATACCAGCTGCTTCGACCTTAATCCGTACTTCATTTTTTCCCGTTTCTGGGATATCGTCCTCTCCTACACGGACATCCTGCTGCCCATGCCATTTCGCAACTTCCATGACAACAATAGACACATTCTATTGGGATAAAAATCTTTTGAGGGTCCGTTGTGGCTACTCTTGGCGAAGAACCCCGGTTAGCGTCTAAAACAGATTTGATAAGTCTCCACCAAGTTTCGATGAGCCGACATCAGTAACGCCCGAAGGATTATAATTATGGACGGCCGATACGCTATCATGCCAGACGTAAAGATCGAGTCAATAACCGACGTTGGACAGGACACATTTGCTTTGGAACTCGTGACGCCATCGAATTTCGAAGCACATCCTGGACAATTCATTCTCGTGAGGGCTGAAATTGATGGAGAGGAAGAGACAGGATATTATACTCTCTCCTCACCTGATGTAAAGAATACATTTGAAGTAACGGTAGCTATAACTCCTGACGGGACTTTGGGTCCCTGGCTAGTTGATCGAGAGGTGGGAGAATCCATCACAGTTGAAGGTCCCTATGGTGAGATACAATATCTTGGCAATACGGATGCTGTTGTACTTGCTGAAGGCCCTGGAATCGGACCAGCTGTAGGAATCGCTGAACGGGCAACCGATGAGGGGAAGAATGCCAGAATCATACACACTGAAGCTTCCCCACCGCACGCTGACCGCCTCAATTCCAATCAAAGCGATCATGTGTCAGTCACTCATGCCCCTACTACCGAAAGGCTCCTGAATGAACTCGCTGACGTCTCTAATGAACAGATCTACGTATTCGGCTTCAAAGGATTCGTCGACAAGGCAAAAGAAACCCTAGAAAAAGCAGGTATTGACCCCGACTCTGCTGAGATCGAAAGCTTTGGGCCTAAATAAAATACTAACCCGACAAAGTCCCCGAACAATCGGTTTCGTAAAACGTCGAATGTAGTAGCTTGTCCGATCTGGTGGACTGGGAGGCATTTACGTAGTCAATCTGTCATCTACTATAGTAAGTACTTCTTGTCAAGAAGTACACCTACCGTAGGCGACGGGCCGATTAGTCGATAACGCCGTACAAATTGTGCTGAACGTGCGACCAATTCAGAAGGGTGAGACTCATCTGAAAACCGTCGGGGATACCTTAGACTATGCTAAGGAGATGATTCACGAATTAGGTCCCAATTCGGAACCGAATCTCAATCTCGTCTGCATCCCTGACTACGATACCTGCATCCGTTTCAGTCACGTTAAATTGGCTACCAATGAGTCGGTCTCGAAGCGCGTCGAGTGCCTGTGTCCCCGGAAGGACTACCTCGAACCAGGCTAATCCTCGGCCATTGCTTGGACCCGTTCGATGATGCCATGTGTTCGCCCCGATGTGATGGTGATACCCTCCGGCAGACACGAAGTGTGCGTTTGGCCAAGTTGCTTGTACTTCGAACCCGAGGATGTTTACGTAGAAGTCCCTGAATGTGTCAATCGAGGAGACTTCGAGATGGACATGGCCGACATCTGTGCCCGGTGGTGCCCGAGGTTCACCACTACCAGCGGCTTCGATTCTATCGAGATCGAGTCGGTCGGAGCCGATTCTGATCTTCCCATTGTCGTCGATAGACCACTCGTCGCGGGGGAAGTCCCGATAGATCTCAACGCCGTTCCCCTCGGGGTCTGTGAGATACAGCGCCTCGCTGACGGCATGGTCAGAGGCACCACCGAGCTGCCAGTGGTCTCGTATCCGACTGAGCGCGTCACCGAGGGCTTCGCGTGAGGGTACTCTGAATGCATTGTGGTAGAGCCCGGTGCCCGATCGGTGACGCTTCAGGGCATCTTCTGCTTCCTCCAGGACGAGCAGTGACGTGTCGTCAACCCCGAGTACGGTGTTCGTGTCGTCTGTGCGGACCACACTGAGGCCGACGACATCTTGGTAGAAGCCCGTCATCTCATCGAGGTCGGCGACGCGAAGCGCAGTCCGTCCGATCCGTGTTCCTTGCGGGAGTACGTCTGTATTCATTGAGTCTGTTAAAATAAACGCGAACGCTGCTTATCCGTTTGTGCCCCTCGCCTGAGACGAGTCAGGGGAGCGGTCCCCCTGGTCGAACAGTGCATGTTGGAGTGAGAATGCTCCAGGGCCACTCAGAACAAGCGCTACTGCGATCACGGTTAGCGTGAGTGTCAATTCGATACCGTTACTCGTGACCGGATACCCGTTGGGAAGGTGGTAGAGGACAGTAGCGACGAGCATGTCGATGGCGATCACCGCGCTTGTGAGTCGAACGGCCAAGCCGACTAGCAACAAGATGCCGCCGACAAGTTCGACGAGACCGACTCCCCACGCTGCAATCGTGGGAAGTGGAACGCCAAGGCTCGCCAAGAACCCTGCAAAGCCCGAGATACCCATCGGTTTCGGTCCGACACCGAAGACTTTGCCGACGCCTGCGATAAGCATCGGAATCCCAAGGGCGAGTCGAACGAGGGTCGTGCTCCAGAGCGCAGCCGTCTCGGATGACAGTTGACGTGATATGGTCTGGGCCATTATTCCTCCAGCTCCGGCTGACCGCCAGTCATCTGGATGATCTGACCCGTCACGCCGTCGTTCGAGAGCAGATGAACAACTTCATCGACGACCGCCGCAGGTGCTGTCCACTCGGAGAAGTCAGCGTCGGGCATCGCCTCCCGGTTCCCCGGCACGTCGATGAGGAACGGGGCGATCGCGTTGACGCGAGTATTGAGTTCGACGTCGAGCGACTCGGTTAGCGTCCGGACTGCGCCCTTGCCCACGTTGTAGGCCAGCGTGCCCGGCACCGGATCAATCGCCCGGTCGGAGCTAAACAGCACGACACCGCTGTGTTCACTGAGCTGGTCTGCGAACGCCTTGACCGTCAGGAACGCCGTGGTTGCGTGGAGACTGAGTGCGGATTCGAATGCGTCTCCATCGGTTTCGTTGATGCCGCCCATTGAGAACCCGCCAGCGAGGCCGACAATATGATCGACCGAACCGTGTTCCTCGGTAACGGCCTCAGCGAAGGCCTCAACCGCAGCTTGGTCGGTGAGATCGACCTGGTGGTATGACACCGCGTCGGCGTATTCAGCACGATCCTCGACATCATCTCCTTCGGTTTCAGTAACGTAGGTGCCGATCACATCAGCGCCCTGGTCAACGAGCTGGTCCGTCACGTACGGGCCTATGTTGCCGGTCGCACCGGTCACAAGCACCGTCGAGTTTTGTAGTTCCATTACATTACCTAGTAGGCTCCCAAACCTATATATACTTCAGGCAACAATAGTGTAACCAAGTAATGGCGACCCAACCACCGACGTCTGAAACCGATACAGAATCGGACATCGAGCAACGGAATGCAGATGTTTGCAATGTAGTGGGGTCGATTGAGGAGATCGGGTCAAAGTGGAAGCTCATCGTCCTCAACGATCTTCGAGGCGACGAAAAGCGGTTCAACGAGCTCAAGCGATCGACGGGGGCGAGTTCGTACACGCTCTCGCGCGTGCTTGACGACTTGGAGGACGAAGAGCTCATTGAGAACCGGAAAGAGTTCGAATCGCCGGTCGCAAGCTATTACAAGATGACTGAGAAAGGCAGTGCGCTCTGTCCCGTCTTCGACGTATTAGACGAGTGGGGCGATGACTGGCTCTGAATTCGGCAGTCAACACACGATAGACGAAACTGATGAGAAACGTGTTCAGGAAGTTGTGCAGATGCTAAGAGAGCAGGCCATAAACGACTAACCTAGGGTTCGACAGATTTCCCCTACTATTTAAGTTTTGTACACATTGTATATTATGTGAGTTATGTAGACATCCATCTGTTTGTTACGATTAATCTCGAAACTAGGTCCGAACGACGGTTGTAGTTCTAGTATAGTGATATGTAATTTTCGACCCTCACTAAACCTGTATTTCTGGTATAGAACTCTTCTATCATGAGAATATTGGATTTATGTCTTCTGCCACTACTGGCTTTGATTACTCGGAAACACACGTATTTCTAGTCCCGTGCGTCCTACGGACCACAGAGATGGTCGAAGACACTCAACCCGACGCTACTCTCGGGCACCCTCGAAGACAGCATTGCGGAGTTCGTCCACTCGCGAGATTTAGGGCAGCTACCCTCTGATGCCGAGGTTATTATCGCCCTGAAGTTTCGGTCAGTAATCGATGCGATTCCAGATGATATCAAGGAGCGACATTTCAGTGGAACCGGTGGAGGCGCCACGTCGGGCAAAGACGCGGTAGTTACCCCTCAAGAACGGTCAGACTAAGACATCAATCTCCGCGAGGATGTCACGCGAAGATCGGCCGACGAAGAGCACGTTCTCCCCCGTCGCGAGGGTCCAGCCAGCTTGCTCGTCGTAGTACTCGAAGTCCGAGCGCTCGACTGACACTGTCAGCGTCCGTTGTTCGCCCACCTCAAGCGTCGTTGCCTCAAACCCAACCAGTTCTCGTTTCGGCGTTGGAACCGGAGCAGCGGCCTTCTGGGCGTACACTTGCACGACGGCCTTGCCGTGACGGCCCCCCGTATTCTCGACGGGGACTGCCACGGCGAATCCGTCCCTATCTTCGGTCACCGACGGCTGCCCGTATACGAACGATGTATAGGAGAGTCCATGACCGAAGGGGAATGCGGGGCTAATGTCGTGTGCGTCGAAATGTCGGTAGCCCACGAAGATGCCCTCGTCGTACCGGGCCACATCGTCGACTCCGGGGAACGCTGCATCGTCGCTCGTGGGATAGTCGGCTACAGAGCGCCCGAAGGTTGTCGGGAGGCGTCCGCCGGGCTCGGCGTCACCGAAGAGTAGGTCGGCGAGTGCCTCGCCGTCGGCCTGCCCGGGGTACCACGTTTCAAGCACGGCATCGACTGCGTCCAGCCATGGCATTCTGACAGGTCCGCTCGTCCGGAGCACGACGACCGCTCGGTCGGCAACCCTGGCAACCGCCTCAATCAAGTCGTCCTGGTGGCCAGGGAGAGCGAGATCCGGGCGGTCCTGGAATTCCGTCGCGTCGTCCTGGACGACCACGACAGCGCAGTCGGCTGCCGCGGCTGCGTCGACTGCATCGTTGATGCTCGAGTCAGGTCTCTCCTCTTCGGTGCCTGCGGTGAACACCCGCGACTCGGTCACTGACGGGATCCCGCGTTCGAAAGTGATGGAAACGTCTCTGGCGTCAAGGCCATCGACGGGCGAGGTCTGAATAAAAGGCAATACTTCCGAAGAGCCGCCACCTCCCAGTTTAGCGGTATCCGCGTTCGGGCCGATTACCGCAAGCGAGTTGACGTCCTCTAGCGGGAGCGTGTCATCGTTCTGCAGAAGGACTGCACCCTCCGTGGCAATCTCGCGTGCGAGTTCGCGGTGTACTGGTGTGTCGAGTTCACCCTCTGGCCACTCATCGAAACAGCCGATGGAAGCCATGCCCCGCAGGACCCGCCTGACCTTCTCGTCAATGACGGCTTCGTCGAGTTCGCCAGACTCGACGGCCTTCCGGAGGGGCTCACCAAACAACGCCGGAACGTTCGGGACTGGTGGCATTGCTTCGGGAAGGTCGTCAACGTCGGCATCGGCGGGGACGAACTCCTCAAGAGTGATTCCGGGCATTTCGACGTCGAGACCCGCACGGGCTGCCGTGATAGTACTGCGAGTTCCCCACCAGTCTGAGACGACGAATCCGT
This genomic window contains:
- a CDS encoding beta-glucosidase family protein — translated: MGGDLDTIIKNLTLDEKIRLVHGAVDPHEKATGYLSGVEHVDIPPLSLVDGPLGVRASGERATAFPASIALAASWQPSLAQRFGRALARETAAHGQDVILAPGVNIVRVPHGGRNFEYYSEDPYLTARTGVAVIDGIESEDVAATVKHYAANNQETNRYEVSAAVSERALREIYLPAFRAAVEEADVTSVMTAYNRVNGTHMSDHEYLLSNILKDEWGFDGFVVSDWWGTRSTITAARAGLDVEMPGITLEEFVPADADVDDLPEAMPPVPNVPALFGEPLRKAVESGELDEAVIDEKVRRVLRGMASIGCFDEWPEGELDTPVHRELAREIATEGAVLLQNDDTLPLEDVNSLAVIGPNADTAKLGGGGSSEVLPFIQTSPVDGLDARDVSITFERGIPSVTESRVFTAGTEEERPDSSINDAVDAAAAADCAVVVVQDDATEFQDRPDLALPGHQDDLIEAVARVADRAVVVLRTSGPVRMPWLDAVDAVLETWYPGQADGEALADLLFGDAEPGGRLPTTFGRSVADYPTSDDAAFPGVDDVARYDEGIFVGYRHFDAHDISPAFPFGHGLSYTSFVYGQPSVTEDRDGFAVAVPVENTGGRHGKAVVQVYAQKAAAPVPTPKRELVGFEATTLEVGEQRTLTVSVERSDFEYYDEQAGWTLATGENVLFVGRSSRDILAEIDVLV
- the ribB gene encoding 3,4-dihydroxy-2-butanone-4-phosphate synthase, whose protein sequence is MSYKSEASANWEPKVVLDEAVAAFRDDDPVLVYDDKSRENEVDMMFPAAAVTPDRVATLRNDAGGLLCVALGNEVANAFSLPFLQDELDHPAAAAHDLKYDDRSSFSLTVNHRDTRTGITDQDRAKTVAALGTAASDPEHADFGNTFRSPGHVHLLKAAPGLLHDRAGHTEMGIVLAKAANRVPAVALCEMLDDDTGGALSWPDALTYARQNDIPLVRGEQVKRL
- a CDS encoding 2,3-butanediol dehydrogenase is translated as MEVAKWHGQQDVRVGEDDIPETGKNEVRIKVEAAGICGTDLHEYKAGPIFVPNFGEPNPITGAEPPVPLGHEFGGVVDEVGSDVTEFSPGDSVAVNPGIACGSCRYCDEGMYNQCEKLAFVGLSAKSGGFAEYATVPASNVHRLPDNVPTEYGALVEPLSVCLRAVRRAGIQAGDSVAVFGTGPIGLGLVLCATAAGAEQIFVSEPRDARRQLATDAGADTVIDPTEMDAVAEITEATDGGVDIALEATGVQPGFEDAIQSTRPDGQVTIVSISEDTFEIDTNSIVIPERNINGTLAYQTGPIKTEFERVINLLKKEKIDPSILVTDRINLKNIVSDGFERLTDPESNQVKILVKPEE
- a CDS encoding VOC family protein, with the protein product MNTDVLPQGTRIGRTALRVADLDEMTGFYQDVVGLSVVRTDDTNTVLGVDDTSLLVLEEAEDALKRHRSGTGLYHNAFRVPSREALGDALSRIRDHWQLGGASDHAVSEALYLTDPEGNGVEIYRDFPRDEWSIDDNGKIRIGSDRLDLDRIEAAGSGEPRAPPGTDVGHVHLEVSSIDTFRDFYVNILGFEVQATWPNAHFVSAGGYHHHIGANTWHHRTGPSNGRGLAWFEVVLPGTQALDALRDRLIGSQFNVTETDAGIVVRDADEIEIRFRIGT
- a CDS encoding FAD-dependent oxidoreductase, with amino-acid sequence MPDVKIESITDVGQDTFALELVTPSNFEAHPGQFILVRAEIDGEEETGYYTLSSPDVKNTFEVTVAITPDGTLGPWLVDREVGESITVEGPYGEIQYLGNTDAVVLAEGPGIGPAVGIAERATDEGKNARIIHTEASPPHADRLNSNQSDHVSVTHAPTTERLLNELADVSNEQIYVFGFKGFVDKAKETLEKAGIDPDSAEIESFGPK
- a CDS encoding DoxX family protein translates to MAQTISRQLSSETAALWSTTLVRLALGIPMLIAGVGKVFGVGPKPMGISGFAGFLASLGVPLPTIAAWGVGLVELVGGILLLVGLAVRLTSAVIAIDMLVATVLYHLPNGYPVTSNGIELTLTLTVIAVALVLSGPGAFSLQHALFDQGDRSPDSSQARGTNG
- a CDS encoding winged helix-turn-helix transcriptional regulator is translated as MATQPPTSETDTESDIEQRNADVCNVVGSIEEIGSKWKLIVLNDLRGDEKRFNELKRSTGASSYTLSRVLDDLEDEELIENRKEFESPVASYYKMTEKGSALCPVFDVLDEWGDDWL
- a CDS encoding SDR family NAD(P)-dependent oxidoreductase translates to MTGATGNIGPYVTDQLVDQGADVIGTYVTETEGDDVEDRAEYADAVSYHQVDLTDQAAVEAFAEAVTEEHGSVDHIVGLAGGFSMGGINETDGDAFESALSLHATTAFLTVKAFADQLSEHSGVVLFSSDRAIDPVPGTLAYNVGKGAVRTLTESLDVELNTRVNAIAPFLIDVPGNREAMPDADFSEWTAPAAVVDEVVHLLSNDGVTGQIIQMTGGQPELEE
- a CDS encoding CTP-dependent riboflavin kinase; the protein is MNAHNNETKATGTNAKPLDSTKLAILNEIGKGEHEESQLIEELASKIGISESEVHEQFTALVDRSFIETTSDRPCLRPSALSVLNAVKTDGRESSVVERYEDTKLRGKVTSGVGKGKHFVGLSGYKRQFQEKLGYTPYPGTLNIELDDESTVQRRQLDVICPIWIEGWSDEDRDFGPAVCHPVTITTDAGRTYEQVHMVYPFRTEHDQTELELLAPDNLRETMGLTDGQIVEVNINEL